In the genome of Parafrankia irregularis, the window GTGGTCGAGTGGCGGGCGCCCCGGGTCGCCGCGGCGCTGGTGTTCGGTGCCGCGTTGGGGGTGAGCGGGGCGGTCTTCCAGTCGATGTTGCGCAACCCGCTCGCCGACCCCAGCATCATCGGATTCTCCCAGGGCTCCTACACCGGCGCGTTGATCGTGATCCTCCTCGTCAACGGCACCTACGTTCAGTTGATAGGCGGGGCGTTGCTGGGGGGGATGGCCACCGCCATCGCCGTGTACGTGCTCGCCTACCGGCGAGGGGTGCAGGGGTTCCGGTTGATCATTGTCGGCATCGGCGTGTCGGCGATGCTCGGCTCGCTCAACACCTGGTTGATACTCAGAGCCGACCTGGAACAGGCGATGGCGGCCGCCGCGTGGGGCGCCGGATCACTCAACGGGGTGTCCTGGGATCGGGTGGCCATCGGTGCTGTGTGCATCGCTGTGCTTCTGCTGCTGGCTGCGATGTCGAGCCGGCCGATGCGGCAGATGGAGCTGGGTGACGATACCGCCGCCGCTCAAGGGGTGCGGGTCTCGCCGGCCCGCCTCGGCATGGTCGTGGTGGGGGTGGCACTGACGGCGGTCGTCACGGCTGCGTCAGGGCCGATCGCGTTCATCTCCCTGATCGCGCCGCAGATTGGACGCCGCCTCGTCCGCACCGCGGGGATAACTCTCGCACCCGCCGCCTTCGTCGGCGCGTTGCTGTGTCTGGTGGCGGACTACCTGGCTCAGCACGTCGCCCCAACTCCCCTGCCGGTGGGGATCATCACCGTCATTCTCGGCGGTGGGTACCTCGGGTATCTGCTTTTCACCGAAGCCAGGAGACGCCTATGAACACCAACACCATCATCGATCCTGCGGTGGCGAGAGACGTAACCACTCA includes:
- a CDS encoding FecCD family ABC transporter permease — encoded protein: MSSGITSRSGSTHLRPTGGAARGRLDFGRRVLVLRRGRIAVRLEWRSVIVCAVLAVAVACMAVLALMTGSYRLSPGQVVSALAGGETGLVHDIVVEWRAPRVAAALVFGAALGVSGAVFQSMLRNPLADPSIIGFSQGSYTGALIVILLVNGTYVQLIGGALLGGMATAIAVYVLAYRRGVQGFRLIIVGIGVSAMLGSLNTWLILRADLEQAMAAAAWGAGSLNGVSWDRVAIGAVCIAVLLLLAAMSSRPMRQMELGDDTAAAQGVRVSPARLGMVVVGVALTAVVTAASGPIAFISLIAPQIGRRLVRTAGITLAPAAFVGALLCLVADYLAQHVAPTPLPVGIITVILGGGYLGYLLFTEARRRL